A genomic region of Cryptococcus gattii WM276 chromosome F, complete sequence contains the following coding sequences:
- a CDS encoding uncharacterized protein (Similar to TIGR gene model, INSD accession AAW44406.1) — protein MYVKSIAVACQAICIISIGPLADSAYWRKRLLLTFAYSGSLSGILFLLLPSSPYAWTPIVAALLNIVGNATYATSIVCSNAFLPGLAKEDVDVQKAWEEAAPEDSQEALGDVNEDDEEESRRIVNTEDEATHLLPDRLIPAIRAISTQDLALSDPLTKSVEPFSAKKHYESLLSLTTSRLSSTGTAIGFFSGVSVLTLLLVPVMALGGSTFSMRLAIGLSGVWWALFSVPTWMGLPGGAPGQESDFNASQVKEAWLKIGRMIAPKQMRQLPNLYIFLLAWIFLSDGFHTTTYAAILYASSVLSMSAPKIIVIGILVQLSAVISSILIPRIQRHLSTSSSKPVTNYKVLFVGVVAAALIPVYTSAGLVLPFGGLRSEGEMYFLAVWFGLVFGPFLSYSRAVYAELIPPGHESTFFSLFSFTDKSASFIGPATVGLISDLTGNIRYGFLFLLAMLVVPIPVLGRVKVEQGRREAVEWTERLRKEMSSERI, from the exons ATGTATGTCAAGTCCATTGCTGTGGCCTGTCAAGCAATCTGTATCATTTCTATCGGTCCTCTGGCTGACTCTG CCTATTGGAGGAAGCGACTCCTTCTAACCTTTGCCTACTCCGGATCTCTTTCCGGCATACTATTCCTCTTACTTCCATCTTCGCCCTATGCCTGGACTCCTATCGTGGCGGCACTACTTAACATCGTCGGTAATGCGACCTACGCCACCAGTATCGTCTGCAGCAACGCGTTCTTGCCAGGTCTGGCCAAGGAGGATGTAGATGTGCAAAAGGCATGGGAGGAAGCTGCGCCGGAGGATTCGCAGGAAGCTTTGGGGGACGTcaatgaagatgatgaggaggaaagCAGGAGGATTGTCAACACGGAAGACGAGGCGAcccatcttcttcctgaCCGACTTATACCAGCCATCCGTGCTATATCAACACAAGATCTCGCCTTATCCGACCCCTTGACCAAATCAGTCGAGCCGTTTAGTGCCAAAAAGCACTATGAATCCCTTTTGTCACTTACCACTTCCCGCCTGTCCTCGACTGGCACCGCTATTGGCTTTTTCTCCGGTGTCTCGGTCTTGACATTGCTCCTTGTCCCCGTTATGGCTCTCGGAGGTTCGACGTTTTCTATGAGACTTGCCATCGGCCTCAGTGGGGTCTGGTGGGCATTGTTCTCTGTCCCTACTTGGATGGGGCTACCAGGCGGCGCACCGGGACAGGAGTCTGATTTCAACGCCAGTCAAGTTAAGGAGGCATGGCTTAAGATTGGGAGGATGATCGCGCCAAAGCAAATGCGTCAGCTGCCAAACCTTTATATCTTTCTCCTAGCATGGATATTCCTATCTGATG GTTTCCATACTACCACCTACGCTGCTATTCTTTATGCTTCCTCAGTCCTCTCCATGTCCGCTCCGAAAATCATAGTTATCGGCATTCTAGTGCAACTCTCAGCCGTCATAtcttccatcctcatccCTCGCATTCAACGTCACCTATCTACCAGCTCCAGCAAACCAGTGACCAACTATAAGGTGTTATTCGTGGGGGTGGTGGCTGCGGCTTTAATACCTGTATACACAAGTGCTGGACTTGTACTGCCTTTCGGTGGATTGAGGTCGGAAGGAGAGATGTACTTTTTGGCTGTCTGGTTTGGTTTG GTATTCGGACCATTCTTGAGTTACTCTCGTGCTGTATATGCTGAGCTTATTCCACCGGGTCACGAATCTacctttttctctcttttctcttttaCCGACAAGTCAGCATCCTTCATCGGCCCTGCCACTGTTGGACTGATATCCGACTTGACGGGCAATATCAGATATGGGTTTTTGTTCTTGCTTGCGATGTTGGTGGTGCCTATACCCGTCCTGGGACGGGTTAAGGTTGAACAGGGAAGGCGAGAGGCTGTCGAATGGACAGAAAGATTAAGGAAGGAGATGTCGAGTGAGAGAATCTGA